A genomic stretch from Desulfosoma sp. includes:
- a CDS encoding 3'-5' exonuclease, with protein sequence MLVTEAAFVSVDVETTGLDVRKDEIIAIALVPMEGLKIRVRHAFYTLVKPRKYRPHTMKYHGIALESLERAPSFEEIAHELLSRCQGILLGHCVHIDYEFLRRAFKGMGIRFERDMVDIAEVEKWIGQKTSHRPKCEELSLDALIHRYGLKEHYRHHALADAFFAAQIFQIQMTRYGVPYVHQLLNQLKNQKVCDTPFLL encoded by the coding sequence ATGCTTGTAACCGAAGCAGCGTTTGTGTCCGTGGATGTGGAAACCACCGGGTTGGATGTGCGAAAGGACGAGATTATCGCCATCGCCTTGGTGCCTATGGAAGGCTTGAAGATTCGAGTGCGCCATGCCTTCTACACCTTGGTGAAACCCCGTAAGTATCGGCCGCACACCATGAAGTACCATGGAATCGCCCTTGAGTCTCTGGAGCGGGCTCCGAGTTTTGAAGAAATCGCTCACGAACTTTTATCCCGCTGTCAAGGCATTCTTTTGGGACACTGTGTGCACATCGACTATGAGTTTCTTCGACGTGCATTTAAAGGGATGGGAATACGATTTGAGCGTGATATGGTAGACATTGCGGAAGTGGAGAAATGGATCGGGCAGAAAACTTCGCATCGGCCGAAATGTGAAGAACTGAGTCTAGATGCTTTAATCCATCGCTACGGCCTCAAGGAACATTACCGGCATCACGCTTTAGCCGACGCTTTTTTTGCAGCTCAGATTTTTCAGATTCAGATGACACGATACGGTGTTCCTTATGTCCATCAGTTGCTTAATCAGCTTAAAAACCAAAAAGTCTGCGACACACCCTTTCTTCTGTAG
- a CDS encoding transporter substrate-binding domain-containing protein, protein MMKRWTVVVGLAAALVTAMAVYGWTADIELAKKSTLEEILKRGELRVGFEAGYMPFEMTDKKGNFVGFDIDMAKEMAKAMGVKFVPVNTAWDGIIPSLITGKFDIIMSGMTVTQERNLKVNFADPYIIVGQTILLNKKHEGTVKSYKDLNDPKYIVTSKLGTTGEQAVKRLIPKCTYKSFETETEAALEVVNGKADAFVYDLPFCVVFLAQQGAGKLVFLDEPFTYEPLAWAVNKGDPDFLNWLNNFLRQVKNDGRYEQIYNKWIKSTDWIQDVAQ, encoded by the coding sequence ATGATGAAAAGATGGACGGTGGTTGTGGGACTTGCCGCAGCTTTGGTGACGGCGATGGCCGTGTATGGCTGGACGGCGGACATTGAATTGGCCAAAAAGTCCACCTTGGAAGAGATTCTTAAGCGCGGTGAACTTCGCGTAGGCTTTGAAGCGGGTTATATGCCTTTTGAGATGACGGACAAAAAGGGCAATTTCGTGGGCTTTGATATCGACATGGCCAAGGAAATGGCCAAAGCCATGGGTGTCAAGTTTGTTCCCGTGAACACGGCCTGGGACGGCATCATTCCGTCGCTCATTACAGGCAAGTTCGATATCATCATGAGCGGCATGACGGTCACGCAGGAACGAAACCTGAAGGTGAACTTTGCCGATCCTTACATTATTGTCGGTCAGACCATTCTGCTGAACAAGAAACATGAAGGCACGGTGAAGTCCTATAAGGATCTGAACGATCCCAAATACATCGTCACCTCCAAGCTGGGCACCACCGGTGAACAGGCGGTCAAGCGACTGATTCCAAAGTGTACCTACAAGTCTTTTGAAACCGAAACGGAAGCCGCCCTGGAAGTGGTTAACGGTAAAGCGGACGCCTTTGTCTATGACCTTCCTTTTTGCGTGGTGTTTTTGGCCCAACAAGGAGCTGGCAAATTGGTGTTTCTAGATGAACCTTTTACCTATGAGCCTTTGGCATGGGCCGTGAACAAGGGGGATCCCGACTTCCTCAACTGGTTGAACAACTTCCTGCGCCAGGTGAAAAACGACGGCCGGTACGAGCAAATCTACAACAAGTGGATCAAGAGTACGGATTGGATTCAGGATGTGGCTCAATAG
- a CDS encoding amino acid ABC transporter permease, with protein MARVSQNMTRGAYAFWVMVFFLMVSGVVGILYYATQKVDYVWRWYRVPQYFYYKEKIEIRSEIQGRVQEIARTADEASIQVLGDGETAQYKVPVQGVRVDVGDTVYPGDVLGVYHRWKVGILMQGLWLTLKVSLISILLGIVIGLIAGLARISSNPALKWSAVTYVEVIRGSPLLVQIFIWYFVLGTVINTLLAKNGLNQLPPLWYGVASLAFFCGAYVAEIVRAGIQSIHRGQMEAARSLGMSYPQAMRHVILPQALRRILPPLAGQFISLIKDSSLLGIIAVRELTKATREVVTTSLQPFELWFMCALLYLVLTFGLSMFVQYLERRTAVS; from the coding sequence ATGGCGAGGGTGTCGCAGAACATGACTCGAGGGGCTTACGCCTTTTGGGTCATGGTTTTTTTTCTGATGGTATCCGGGGTTGTGGGAATTCTTTACTACGCCACGCAAAAGGTGGATTACGTGTGGCGCTGGTATCGAGTGCCCCAATATTTTTACTACAAAGAAAAAATTGAAATTCGTTCGGAAATTCAGGGTCGTGTCCAAGAGATTGCACGCACCGCCGATGAGGCTTCCATTCAAGTGCTGGGAGACGGAGAAACGGCCCAGTACAAGGTTCCGGTTCAAGGTGTGCGGGTGGACGTCGGGGATACTGTCTATCCAGGAGACGTTCTCGGCGTGTATCATCGGTGGAAGGTGGGCATTCTCATGCAGGGGCTCTGGTTGACCCTCAAGGTCAGCCTGATTTCCATTCTGCTGGGTATAGTCATCGGCCTGATAGCCGGCTTGGCACGTATTTCTTCCAATCCGGCACTCAAGTGGTCGGCTGTCACCTACGTGGAGGTCATTCGGGGTTCACCGCTGCTGGTGCAAATCTTTATCTGGTATTTTGTCCTTGGCACCGTGATCAACACGCTTTTGGCCAAAAACGGCCTTAACCAGCTGCCACCGCTCTGGTACGGTGTGGCCTCCTTGGCTTTCTTTTGCGGAGCGTACGTGGCGGAAATCGTGCGGGCCGGCATTCAGTCCATTCACCGAGGGCAAATGGAAGCGGCCCGATCCCTAGGAATGAGTTACCCTCAGGCCATGCGTCACGTGATCCTGCCTCAGGCTCTTCGACGTATTCTGCCTCCTTTGGCTGGTCAGTTCATCAGTCTCATCAAGGATTCATCCCTCTTGGGTATCATCGCCGTTCGGGAACTCACCAAAGCGACCCGCGAAGTGGTCACGACAAGCCTTCAGCCCTTTGAACTGTGGTTCATGTGCGCTCTCTTGTACTTGGTCCTCACCTTTGGGCTGTCCATGTTTGTCCAGTATTTGGAAAGGAGGACGGCGGTTTCGTGA
- a CDS encoding amino acid ABC transporter ATP-binding protein gives MITVENVSKTFHAPHEVKALQSVSCQVSKGEVVVIIGPSGSGKSTLLRCLNRLEHADTGHIYIDGVDILDRKTDINKVRAEVGMVFQSFNLFPHKTVLENITLAQMVVRKRPQKEAVDKAMALLNKVGIPDKASVYPDRLSGGQQQRVAIARALAMDPKVMLFDEPTSALDPEMIGEVLDVMKALAREGMTMVVVTHEMGFAREVADRVIFMDQGCIVEEGTPEHFFTNPTHHRTKLFLSQIL, from the coding sequence GTGATTACGGTGGAGAATGTTTCCAAAACATTCCATGCCCCTCATGAAGTCAAGGCTCTTCAGAGTGTGTCCTGCCAGGTGTCCAAAGGGGAGGTGGTGGTGATTATCGGTCCTTCGGGGTCGGGCAAAAGCACACTCCTTCGATGCCTGAACCGCCTGGAACATGCGGATACCGGCCATATTTACATCGACGGTGTGGACATTCTGGACCGCAAGACAGACATCAATAAGGTGCGGGCGGAAGTGGGCATGGTGTTTCAGTCTTTCAACCTTTTTCCCCACAAGACCGTGCTGGAAAACATCACGCTGGCTCAAATGGTGGTGCGCAAAAGGCCCCAAAAGGAAGCCGTGGACAAGGCAATGGCTCTCTTGAACAAGGTGGGCATTCCGGACAAGGCTTCAGTCTATCCGGATCGTTTGTCGGGAGGTCAACAGCAGCGCGTGGCCATCGCTCGAGCCTTGGCCATGGATCCCAAGGTCATGCTTTTTGATGAACCCACTTCGGCCCTGGATCCGGAAATGATCGGTGAGGTTCTTGACGTGATGAAAGCCCTGGCTCGAGAAGGCATGACCATGGTGGTGGTCACCCACGAGATGGGTTTTGCACGAGAAGTGGCCGACCGTGTCATCTTCATGGACCAGGGGTGCATCGTGGAAGAAGGAACTCCGGAGCACTTCTTCACCAACCCGACGCATCACCGAACCAAACTCTTTTTGAGCCAAATACTGTGA
- a CDS encoding universal stress protein yields MEKHLLITVSDEMSHLCGVRFVACFFKNKKPFRLTLFYVAPTHTGDWKPDRPLPKAKIAEETRMRAEKALERSTEILFEAGFNESQIQSKIVPKEMETVKEIVMEARRGHYDAVVLGRRGYAAFAGVFSTSISTEVLRQPLPCPMWICRNPGFEHERLLLCVDESEASARITDHVGFMLREEDHKICLFHVITDRGRQTREIIDRARKVLEENGVSPQLIDWKIMVSQNVAESIMEECQVNPASVIALGHENDGSRGFFGGLFSGSVCSGVLKRFENGALWISK; encoded by the coding sequence ATGGAAAAGCACCTTTTGATCACTGTCAGTGATGAAATGTCCCACCTCTGCGGTGTGCGCTTCGTAGCCTGCTTTTTCAAAAACAAGAAGCCGTTTCGCCTGACGCTTTTCTATGTGGCTCCCACGCACACGGGAGACTGGAAACCCGATAGACCTCTGCCCAAGGCTAAAATTGCCGAAGAGACTCGAATGCGAGCTGAAAAGGCTTTGGAACGCAGTACCGAAATCCTCTTCGAAGCCGGGTTTAATGAGTCCCAGATTCAATCCAAGATCGTCCCTAAGGAAATGGAAACAGTCAAAGAGATTGTTATGGAAGCGCGTCGAGGTCACTACGACGCTGTTGTGCTGGGACGGCGAGGATATGCAGCCTTTGCCGGCGTGTTTTCGACGAGCATCAGCACCGAAGTGCTTCGGCAACCTCTCCCATGCCCCATGTGGATCTGTCGGAATCCGGGATTTGAACATGAACGGCTGCTCTTGTGTGTCGACGAGTCTGAGGCCAGTGCACGCATAACGGACCACGTGGGATTCATGCTTCGAGAGGAAGACCATAAAATATGTCTTTTCCACGTGATTACCGATCGAGGAAGACAGACTCGTGAGATCATTGACAGGGCCAGAAAGGTGCTTGAAGAAAACGGTGTCTCTCCGCAACTCATCGACTGGAAGATCATGGTGTCCCAAAACGTGGCCGAATCCATCATGGAAGAATGCCAGGTGAATCCGGCCTCAGTTATCGCCTTGGGCCATGAAAACGATGGAAGCCGAGGCTTTTTCGGGGGTCTTTTTTCCGGTTCGGTGTGCTCGGGAGTGCTGAAGCGGTTTGAAAACGGAGCCTTGTGGATTTCCAAGTAA
- a CDS encoding aldehyde dehydrogenase family protein: protein MEMALKDPAVSAIIVFGFDANILPYEDAIRQSGKKLFFEGPGQDPFIVFADADMELALEDLIDAKFMMSGKTCTAPKRIFIQAEVYDTFLDAVVERVKRLVVGDPADARTDVAPVASLVAVERIKAQLKETAERGAEVIAGGRIQGRLVEPTVVKNATDDMLGMREEVFGPVLFTTSFHTAAEVPCRARNHKYGLRAAVFGGGEAASVAQAIAGEPYCHQVPSDTFGRFGTVAYNQTRSESWRGALITKPIGGYGYSGWIWETDPRGFRLKQSPKLFSLETTKPA, encoded by the coding sequence ATGGAGATGGCGCTGAAAGATCCAGCAGTAAGCGCCATCATCGTTTTCGGTTTCGACGCCAATATCTTGCCCTATGAAGATGCGATCAGGCAAAGCGGGAAAAAACTCTTTTTCGAAGGTCCCGGACAGGATCCGTTCATCGTTTTCGCCGATGCCGACATGGAGCTGGCTCTGGAGGATCTCATCGATGCCAAGTTCATGATGTCGGGAAAGACTTGCACGGCCCCCAAGCGGATCTTCATTCAGGCGGAGGTGTATGACACGTTCCTGGATGCGGTGGTGGAACGGGTAAAAAGGCTGGTAGTCGGGGATCCGGCTGACGCGCGCACGGACGTCGCTCCGGTCGCCAGCCTGGTGGCGGTGGAAAGGATCAAGGCCCAGCTCAAGGAAACCGCGGAGCGCGGCGCCGAAGTCATTGCCGGTGGGCGTATTCAGGGCCGCCTGGTAGAGCCAACCGTGGTCAAGAATGCCACTGACGACATGTTGGGGATGCGGGAGGAGGTATTCGGTCCGGTGCTTTTTACCACCAGCTTTCACACTGCAGCAGAGGTGCCGTGCAGGGCCAGGAACCACAAGTACGGGCTGCGAGCGGCGGTATTCGGCGGCGGGGAGGCGGCGTCGGTGGCCCAAGCGATCGCCGGAGAGCCATATTGCCATCAGGTCCCTAGTGATACCTTCGGGCGCTTCGGCACCGTGGCCTACAACCAGACCCGAAGCGAGTCCTGGCGCGGGGCGCTGATCACCAAACCCATCGGCGGCTACGGCTATTCCGGGTGGATCTGGGAGACCGATCCAAGAGGCTTCCGCCTAAAGCAGAGCCCCAAGCTCTTCAGCTTGGAGACGACGAAGCCGGCCTGA
- the hcp gene encoding hydroxylamine reductase has translation MFCYQCEQTAKNEACVKLGVCGKQPDVAALQDLLTYALKGLSQVAVEGRKVGVIDRDINVFTCEALFSTLTNVNFDPEDLVRFIQKTVELRERLKVQVKAASGAVDFTEGPATLQPGSTQAEMVRQGETVGFDKDPEPNPDIRSLKHTAIFGLRGVAAYADHAQILGQEDDAVYAALQEILADTVRLDLSLNDWVSRVLRVGEVNIRAMELLDAANTGTYGHPVPTKVPLGHRRGKAVLVSGHDLKDLEELLKQTEGKGITVYTHGEMLPCHGYPGLKQYEHLYGHYGTAWQNQAKEFAAFPGAILMTTNCIQKPQESYKDNIFTSGVVGWPGVRHVKGRDFSPVIQRALELPGFTDDVNGTHVLVGFARNTVLGVADKVIEAVKSGAIRHFFLVAGCDGAKPGRNYYTRFVELVPQDCVVLTLACGKFRFFDKDLGTIGGLPRLMDVGQCNDAYSAVQIALALSKAFNVSVNDLPLSLVLSWYEQKAVAILLSLLFLGIKNIRLGPSLPAFISPNVLQVLVQNFDIKAISTPEEDLKAILEG, from the coding sequence ATGTTTTGTTATCAATGTGAACAAACGGCCAAAAATGAAGCGTGTGTTAAGCTGGGAGTGTGCGGCAAGCAACCGGATGTGGCGGCTTTGCAGGATCTTTTGACCTACGCGCTTAAAGGCTTAAGCCAGGTGGCGGTGGAAGGTCGAAAGGTCGGCGTCATTGACCGAGACATCAATGTTTTTACCTGTGAAGCTCTTTTCAGCACGCTTACCAACGTCAATTTCGACCCTGAAGACCTTGTCCGCTTTATCCAAAAAACCGTGGAACTCCGTGAAAGGCTAAAAGTGCAGGTTAAGGCTGCGAGTGGGGCCGTGGATTTCACCGAGGGTCCTGCCACTTTGCAGCCGGGATCCACTCAGGCGGAAATGGTACGCCAAGGGGAAACCGTGGGTTTTGACAAGGATCCCGAACCGAATCCGGACATTCGTTCCTTGAAGCACACGGCTATATTCGGGCTACGCGGCGTGGCCGCCTACGCCGATCATGCCCAGATTCTCGGTCAGGAAGATGACGCGGTTTATGCAGCGCTTCAGGAAATCCTTGCAGACACGGTCCGCCTCGACCTGAGTTTGAACGATTGGGTTAGTCGAGTCCTTCGAGTAGGGGAAGTGAACATTCGCGCCATGGAACTGTTGGATGCCGCCAACACCGGCACTTACGGGCATCCTGTGCCCACCAAGGTGCCTTTGGGGCATCGTCGGGGAAAAGCCGTTTTGGTGTCGGGCCACGACCTGAAAGATCTGGAGGAGCTTCTCAAACAGACAGAAGGTAAAGGTATCACGGTTTACACCCATGGCGAGATGCTTCCGTGTCACGGGTATCCCGGCTTGAAGCAATATGAGCATCTTTACGGTCATTACGGCACCGCCTGGCAAAATCAAGCCAAGGAATTCGCGGCCTTTCCCGGTGCCATTCTGATGACCACCAACTGTATTCAAAAGCCTCAGGAAAGTTACAAGGACAACATCTTTACCAGCGGCGTGGTGGGATGGCCGGGCGTGCGCCATGTGAAGGGTCGGGATTTTTCCCCGGTCATTCAAAGAGCCTTGGAACTTCCCGGATTCACGGATGATGTCAACGGCACCCATGTTCTGGTGGGCTTTGCCCGTAACACCGTGCTCGGGGTCGCCGATAAGGTCATTGAAGCGGTTAAGAGCGGTGCCATTCGCCATTTCTTCCTCGTGGCCGGATGCGACGGCGCCAAGCCGGGCCGAAATTACTACACCCGCTTTGTGGAACTGGTCCCTCAAGATTGTGTGGTGCTGACCTTGGCCTGCGGTAAATTCCGCTTCTTCGACAAGGACCTGGGAACCATCGGCGGTCTGCCACGACTCATGGATGTCGGCCAGTGCAATGATGCCTATTCTGCGGTCCAGATCGCCCTGGCCCTCTCCAAGGCGTTCAACGTGAGTGTCAATGACTTGCCACTTTCCCTTGTCCTGTCCTGGTATGAACAAAAGGCCGTGGCGATTCTTCTGAGTCTTCTCTTCCTCGGTATCAAGAACATTCGATTGGGACCGTCTTTGCCCGCGTTTATCAGTCCCAATGTGTTGCAGGTGCTGGTGCAAAATTTTGACATCAAAGCCATCAGCACTCCCGAGGAGGATCTCAAGGCCATTTTGGAAGGCTGA
- a CDS encoding radical SAM protein, with product MRFRFEQGPIRPPSESRSLLLRFTRNCPWNRCAFCPVYKGQPFSRRSLAEIKADIDTVRAIVDDVKALSWSMGEAGLISAPVINRILTDPTRTPWERHVAAWLYHGDGTVFLQDANNPIMRTQDLVEALRYLRQRVPGITRVTSYGRSNTLARKSLEELREIREAGLDRMHVGLESGSDTVLKFMDKGATAAQHIEAGLKVKEAGMTLSEYVMPGLGGVQWSREHALETARVLEAIDPHFIRLRTLRVPPNTPLWHHVASGSFQTLNDDDVVKEIRLMIENLHNIHSTLTSDHMRNLLENLEGTFPHDKPKLLAVIDEYLALSDDDRILYRLGRYGGALRCVQDLSAYRSRLERARRDLEQETGKPIDDVIEELGGQYL from the coding sequence ATGCGTTTTCGTTTCGAACAAGGGCCCATTCGACCACCCAGTGAATCCCGTAGTCTGCTCCTTCGCTTCACGAGAAACTGCCCCTGGAATCGGTGTGCCTTCTGCCCAGTCTACAAGGGACAACCCTTCAGCCGTCGATCTTTGGCCGAGATCAAGGCTGACATTGATACGGTCCGCGCCATTGTGGATGACGTCAAAGCCCTTTCCTGGTCCATGGGTGAAGCCGGGCTCATCAGCGCTCCGGTCATCAATCGTATCCTGACGGATCCCACACGGACCCCATGGGAACGCCACGTAGCCGCATGGCTTTATCATGGAGACGGTACCGTTTTTCTTCAGGACGCCAACAATCCCATCATGCGCACTCAGGATCTGGTGGAAGCTTTGCGCTATCTTCGACAAAGAGTTCCGGGAATCACTCGAGTGACCTCCTATGGTCGCAGCAACACCCTGGCTCGTAAAAGTCTGGAGGAGTTGCGGGAAATCCGTGAGGCCGGCTTGGATCGCATGCATGTCGGGCTGGAAAGTGGATCCGATACGGTTTTAAAGTTCATGGACAAGGGCGCCACCGCCGCCCAGCACATTGAAGCCGGCCTCAAGGTCAAGGAAGCGGGAATGACGCTTTCGGAATATGTCATGCCGGGGCTCGGCGGTGTTCAATGGAGTCGTGAGCATGCCTTGGAAACGGCTCGAGTGTTGGAAGCCATTGATCCCCATTTCATTCGGCTTCGCACGTTGCGAGTCCCCCCGAACACGCCCCTTTGGCATCATGTTGCCTCGGGTTCTTTCCAGACCTTGAATGACGACGACGTGGTGAAGGAAATTCGGCTCATGATTGAAAATCTTCACAACATTCACAGCACGCTCACTTCCGACCACATGAGAAATTTATTGGAAAACTTGGAAGGAACGTTCCCTCACGACAAACCTAAGCTCCTGGCTGTCATCGACGAATACCTCGCGCTTTCCGACGATGACCGTATTCTTTACCGGCTGGGACGGTACGGGGGAGCCCTTCGATGTGTGCAAGATCTTTCGGCCTACCGATCCCGCCTGGAAAGGGCCCGTCGAGACCTGGAACAGGAAACGGGTAAACCCATCGATGATGTGATCGAGGAGTTGGGAGGCCAGTATTTGTGA
- a CDS encoding recombinase family protein: MAEEKFTAVYLMVRQEELRPEDQGSYERPLAAQREACLAWIREKLPSEERENISFYTSRSQLFMDMDRKKIQRLVVYELDRLAASKEELEGILFECRSAGVPILSVR; the protein is encoded by the coding sequence ATGGCGGAAGAAAAATTCACGGCTGTCTATCTCATGGTTCGGCAAGAGGAACTGCGTCCCGAAGACCAAGGATCCTATGAAAGACCCTTGGCGGCGCAGCGGGAAGCTTGCCTCGCTTGGATTCGGGAAAAACTGCCTTCTGAGGAGCGGGAAAACATCAGTTTTTATACGAGCCGGTCCCAGCTCTTTATGGACATGGATCGAAAAAAAATCCAGAGGCTCGTGGTCTATGAACTGGACCGACTGGCTGCCAGCAAGGAGGAATTGGAAGGCATCCTTTTTGAGTGTCGATCGGCAGGGGTTCCCATCCTGTCCGTGCGCTAA
- a CDS encoding Hsp20/alpha crystallin family protein: MTDKDIQVREKQEVQTQAETTRNIPVYMPAVDILETEEALTLVADMPGVSPENVDIDIRDDQLTIRGTVTLEGEGETVLLREYGVGDYFRQFTLGRIIDQSKIEASMKNGVLTLTLPKVDKAKPRKVEVKTG, from the coding sequence CAGACCCAAGCGGAAACCACTCGAAACATTCCTGTCTACATGCCGGCGGTGGACATTCTTGAAACCGAAGAGGCTTTGACATTGGTAGCCGATATGCCTGGAGTTTCGCCGGAAAATGTGGACATTGACATTCGAGACGATCAGCTCACCATTCGCGGCACGGTCACCTTGGAAGGAGAGGGGGAAACGGTGCTGCTACGGGAATATGGCGTCGGCGATTACTTTCGGCAATTCACGTTAGGGCGCATCATTGATCAATCCAAGATCGAAGCCTCGATGAAAAACGGGGTCTTGACGCTCACGCTGCCTAAAGTGGACAAGGCCAAACCGCGAAAGGTGGAAGTTAAAACAGGCTAA